Sequence from the Gemmatimonadaceae bacterium genome:
GGACGCAACCATCCCGTCGGCGTCGTGTTCGCGGCTCTCTTCTTCGCGACGCTGTCGCAGGGCGGGCTCGCGATCCACGCCTTCGTACCGAAGCAGATGGTCGAGGTGCTACAGGGCGTCGTGATTCTCGCTGTGGCGATGTCGGTGCCTGAAGTGCGCGCGGCGCTTCGCCAGGCGCGCAAGCCGGCGGCCGCATGAATCCGATCTCCTTTCTGACGCAGACGCTGCGTATCGCGGTGCCGTATCTGTTCGCGGCAAGCGGTGGCGTGATCGCCGAACGCGCCGGCATCATCAGTCTCGAACTCGAAGGGCTCATGCTGACCGGCGCCTTCTCGGCGACGCTCGGCGCGCACTATTCCGGAAGCCCGTTGATCGGACTTCTCTCCGGAATCCTCGGCGGCCTCGTGTTCGGCTTGATTCACGCCGTCGCCACGATCCGGTATCGCGCAAACCAGGTCGTCGTCGGCATCGCCATCAACCTTCTGGCAATCGGAGTCACGCGATTCTTCCTCAAGCTCGCGTTCGCCAGCTCCTCCAATTCTCCTCGCGTGAACGGATTCGGAGGAAACCAGGCGGCACACGGATTCGACAATCCGCTCCTCTGGATGGGTCTGCTCGTCGCGCCGATTCTGGCTTTCTTCCTCTACAGAACTCCGTTTGGGCTGCGTGTGCGGGCGGTCGGCGAGCACCCTGATGCCGCCGCCAGCGTCGGCATCAGGGTTCGGCGTGTGCAGTACATCGCCGTCGCGATCTCCGGAATGCTGGCCGCGCTTGGCGGAGTCTTCCTCGCGCTTGACCAGCATCAGTTCACGGACCAGATGACGGCCGGTCGCGGATTCATAGCCGTCGCCGCCGTCATCTTCGGGCGATGGGATCCGGTGCGCGCGGCTCTCGCGTGTCTCCTCTTCGCGGCAGCCGAGACGCTGCAGATCCAGCTTCAGGGAAATCAGCTCATTCCGTCGCAGTTCGTCGAGATGATTCCCTATGCCCTCACCATCATCGCTCTCGCGGGAGTTGTTGGCCGGGCGGTTCCGCCGGCCGCGTTGGGCAAGACGGCAGAGTAGCTGATGTTCAGGAAGCTCTTCATTCTCATCATCACTGCGTTCGTGGACATGGTGGGGCTCCTCATGGTGCTCCCGCTCATGCCGTTCTACGCGCGCACTCTCGGCGCTG
This genomic interval carries:
- a CDS encoding ABC transporter permease is translated as MNPISFLTQTLRIAVPYLFAASGGVIAERAGIISLELEGLMLTGAFSATLGAHYSGSPLIGLLSGILGGLVFGLIHAVATIRYRANQVVVGIAINLLAIGVTRFFLKLAFASSSNSPRVNGFGGNQAAHGFDNPLLWMGLLVAPILAFFLYRTPFGLRVRAVGEHPDAAASVGIRVRRVQYIAVAISGMLAALGGVFLALDQHQFTDQMTAGRGFIAVAAVIFGRWDPVRAALACLLFAAAETLQIQLQGNQLIPSQFVEMIPYALTIIALAGVVGRAVPPAALGKTAE